The genomic segment CATCTTTCCAGACAAATGATACACCACATTCTATAAACGAATACAGTTTCAGGATTTGCATATACAATGGCAGAGGAAATACCCCAGGCACAAATTGAGAAGGACGAAGCGCGAAAGCGGTATGAATTCAAAAAATCGCTGGAAAAGCTGGAAGAAAAAGAGGGCTCAGGAACCGAACTGATCTCCTTATACATCCCGCCGGACAAGCAGATTTACGACGTCACCGCCCAGCTCCGCGACGAGTACGGCCAGTGCGCCAACATCAAAAGCAAACAAACAAGGTCAAACGTGCAGAGTGCAATCTCCTCGATTCTCGCACGGCTGAAATATTTCAAAAACCCGCCGCCGAACGGCATGGCAGTCTTCTGCGGAGCCATCAACATCGGTGGAGACAAAACCGATCTCGAATCGATCATTGTTGAACCGCCGGAGGTAATCCGCACCTACAGCTACCGATGCAGTTCAAGCTTCGAGCTTGAACCTCTCAAAGCGATGCTGGACGACAAGTTCGTCTATGGACTTCTTGTCATCGACCGCCGTGAAGCCTACTGGGGATTTTTACGCGGTACCCACATCGAACCAATCAATGGAACCACCTCGACCGTTCCCGGCAAACAGCGTAAAGGTGGTCAGTCAAGTATTCGTTTCGAACGCCTGCGTCTGATCGCCATCCATGACTTCTATAAAAAAGTCGGCGAACGTGCATCCGAAGCATTCCTGGCTGAACCGAACTTCTTCGAAAAGTTCAAAGGCCTCCTCATTGGCGGCCCGATGCCGACCAAAGAAGAGTTCGCCGAAGGCGACTTCCTGCATCACGAGGTAAAGAAGCGCCTTATTGGTCTCTTTGACGCATCCTACACCAACGAGTTCGGTCTGCGTGAACTCGTCGACAATGCCCAAGACGCCCTTCGCGGTGTCGGCATCATGGACGAGAAGAAGGAGATGACGCGGTTCTTCAAAGAGCTCATCAAAGAAAACGGATGCGCAGCATATGGTGAGGACAGCGTCCGGGCAAACCTTGACGCAGGAGCAGTTGACACTCTGCTGCTTTCCGAGAAACTCAGAAAAGCACGGCTGACCATTCAGTGCGGCAACTGCGGCTATCAGGAGATCAAGACAATGCAGGTTGAAGCCGGCAAAAAGTTCAAGGACCTTCCGCTCGGCCACTGCCCGAAGTGTCAGTCGCCGCTTATCCTTGCTGACGAGAGTGATATTATTGATGAGTTGACGAACCTCGCGGATACGTCCAACACCCGCGTTGAGATCATCTCTGATGATTTCGAGGAAGGTTCCATGCTGTTCAATGCATTCGGCGGAATTGCCGCAGTGCTGCGGTACCCAACAGGGATGTAAGTTTATGTATCGGGAATATATTCAAAAAGTTGAGGCTCTTCTCCGGGAAATTACCGGAGAAGAGGATGTGCTGCTTACTGACGGCGGCGACCATGCCGATATTGCATCGACCGTTGCGTTTGCTCTGGCAAAAAAAGAACGAAAAAATCCTGCGGCAATTGCTTCAGAGATTGTCGCAAAAGTTTCCGCCCGGCCTGACGCTGCGGGAATTGCGGTTTCTGCAAAAGGTCCGTACATTAACTTCGTGTTCGGCGGAGAGTATGTGGCAGACTCTGTTCGTGCTGCTCGCGGAGCGGACTACGGCCAGCTTCCGGCACGGACCGAGCGGGTAATTCTTGAACACACGAGCGCGAACCCGAACGGTCCTCTGCATGTGGGCCACATCAGAAACACTGTTATCGGGGACACGCTGGTGCGTGCGTTCCGAAAGGCAGGGTATTCGGTTGAGGCCCAGTATTATCTCAATGATATGGGCCGCCAGATTGCAATCGTTGCATGGGGCGTGAAAAATCTCCATTACGATAGATTGCCGAACGAGAAGGGCGATGAGTTTATTGTGCGCCATTATGTGGAGGCCAATAAAATCGCGAAGGAAAAACCTGAGATCGAGCCTGAGTTTGATGTGAT from the Methanorbis rubei genome contains:
- the prf1 gene encoding peptide chain release factor aRF-1 is translated as MAEEIPQAQIEKDEARKRYEFKKSLEKLEEKEGSGTELISLYIPPDKQIYDVTAQLRDEYGQCANIKSKQTRSNVQSAISSILARLKYFKNPPPNGMAVFCGAINIGGDKTDLESIIVEPPEVIRTYSYRCSSSFELEPLKAMLDDKFVYGLLVIDRREAYWGFLRGTHIEPINGTTSTVPGKQRKGGQSSIRFERLRLIAIHDFYKKVGERASEAFLAEPNFFEKFKGLLIGGPMPTKEEFAEGDFLHHEVKKRLIGLFDASYTNEFGLRELVDNAQDALRGVGIMDEKKEMTRFFKELIKENGCAAYGEDSVRANLDAGAVDTLLLSEKLRKARLTIQCGNCGYQEIKTMQVEAGKKFKDLPLGHCPKCQSPLILADESDIIDELTNLADTSNTRVEIISDDFEEGSMLFNAFGGIAAVLRYPTGM